The following proteins come from a genomic window of Polyodon spathula isolate WHYD16114869_AA unplaced genomic scaffold, ASM1765450v1 scaffolds_1316, whole genome shotgun sequence:
- the bcl9l gene encoding B-cell CLL/lymphoma 9-like protein isoform X2, which yields MHPDSKLTNHGKQVNSSAQSQHQNVSQGPAGSLGSKGAGAGNHGSGGGGKANQISPGNSGLKSQAGGGVGPLKGKRERSVSIDSGEKREALTPSLEPDSKEGVMRSKRRCVLEKKQPYSGDEWCSGAESEEEEDKPIAAAPGPAKHRGDHSRAGPPQPPPGSNPLSSLCESASLAVPMGMGAGLRPELGSGPKPLVYVFTTNLANSAAEAVMQGRADSIVAFHQQTVPRTKLDKCPQPPSKLPGLPDQLHAATPPGGTPKSQSGTPRPSSSGQLNPAGTPSSVGPPDGATDEPPDALTLPSSSGGSKNSSSTNNHSNNSLPQSGGSATNSSSSKPLPGLVEPPSVPPTPPPPAPAQQGDSDPGNVPTQRGGNTEGLSKQQLEHRERSLQTLRDIERLLLRSGGGGGVVGPGGDPSNNNNNGSLGANCSNNGPSSSPQAPPPPPPPPPPLGGNPNQQQQVKKYEEPLQSIISQTQSLVGGLDEPAMSQGGCGGPPPPPPHLQHPHPPHSHMHPSHHGLPPHSSPSSLDMCLLMNQQDGLTPEQMAWRKLQEEYYQEKRRKQDQIGLHPHQHPRMMGDGGPEMGMAGMIRGPPPPYHSKAGEPLPPQPQQWLPGMAGGGGNGGRMLEMHLEGGGPRGPRFHPGMQRLGPGPGGGGYPGGGNPGGMMGLDPMGPMNPMQRPPGRPGMGWLEDMPPMGGGGGGGGPPVGFGGYPPLQHLQGDPERMLNPRAREEMFRMMEKRQIQGMQRQAAMNQAMEMERMQQQQQQGGGNGPRMMEQAGGPGGGFANSVGDPMDFPGSRAMMGSPMGGMGCGGGHQQPPMRELVEHQMGNLNMNMNVNMNMNLNLQMTPQQQQQMLMSQKMRLAGGPLNELLHQEEMARSRAQNGGGMAGNKMMMPGGGPFPSQAPFPGGPGGYLPQDMGNPQTPQEMFSPDQQGPPMGGTSRLSHMPRSGGGVLGGRRPSDLTINVHPMNSPGMPPHHLKSPTVNQVHSPMLLSPSPAGLKSPQLSSLGGPPNPGPPPSSSSSMKSSPQVLGPSSLGVRSPTGGSPSRLKSPSVPIPSPGAWAPSPKTALPSPGVPQGGKGGNAMDSGPHPPRSNTSGGINPSMPFTSSPGGAPSQNPLSLIMSQMSKYAMPSSTPLYHDAIKTIATSDDELLPDRPLLPGGNMAGVGGNHQPPPMHSPMGMVLPGQQPGLSHDPSGPMLHSPTPMNMPSMHSGGGNPMLMTGGPQDHMGPRNGSPMLPQNQMGGGVAGGGFPRLQPPPHGPMHSPGPGMGMGGGLPQAYPPGMTLPPPEEVMVPHPGQMHLLKGLSHQQQQQQQQHRPPSASYLGDADLSDVIRATPTGIPEFDLSRIIPSEKPSSTLQYFPKSSESLQQQPHHKQQQPPSSSSSNPHLINLQNMMAEQQLPVPPPSGRPPMGGPRPMGGMGGMPMCHPGHMMSRTGMPPPQQGMMVNNMHPHPGVMSPSQHSLMAQQNLMMMQAKQQRSMSVSGDMYGQQGHLMSPQGALMGPPNLQQGMMVPAQMRQRSISLDGPMGYGPGSMANLPF from the exons AGGGCGTGATGCGCAGTAAGCGCCGCTGCGTTCTGGAGAAGAAGCAGCCCTACAGCGGCGACGAGTGGTGCTCGGGAGCggagagcgaggaggaggaggacaagcCAATCGCAGCCGCCCCCGGCCCTGCCAAGCACC GAGGGGACCACTCGAGGGCAGGCCCCCCCCAGCCACCCCCTGGTTCGAACCCACTCTCCTCTCTGTGCGAATCTGCTTCCTTGGCGGTGCCAATGGGCATGGGAGCGGGGCTTCGCCCTGAGCTGGGCTCCGGCCCCAAGCCCCTGGTCTACGTCTTCACCACCAACCTCGCCAACAG TGCTGCCGAGGCAGTGATGCAGGGCCGGGCGGATTCCATCGTGGCGTTTCACCAGCAAACCGTCCCGCGCACCAAACTGGACAAG tgccCCCAGCCTCCCTCCAAGCTCCCTGGCCTTCCTGATCAGCTCCACGCTGCCACCCCTCCAGGCGGGACCCCCAAATCGCAGAGTGGTACCCCCAGACCTTCCTCGAGTGGGCAGCTGAACCCAGCCGGCACCCCCTCTTCCGTGGGACCCCCAGACGGAGCGACAGATGAGCCCCCGGACGCCCTGACTCTGCCCTCGTCTTCGGGGGGCAGcaagaacagcagcagcactaACAATCACAGCAACAACAGCCTCCCCCAGTCCGGGGGCAGTGCGACCAACAGCAGCTCCTCGAAACCGCTTCCAGGACTGGTAGAGCCTCCCAGCGTCCCGCCCACCCCTCCTCCCCCTGCCCCTGCCCAGCAAGGAGACTCGGACCCTGGGAACGTGCCGACCCAGAGGGGCGGGAACACGGAGGGTCTCTCCAAGCAGCAGCTGGAGCACAGGGAGCGCTCCTTGCAGACCCTGAGAGACATTGAGCGCTTGCTGCTCCGCAGCGGCGGAGGGGGTGGCGTAGTCGGTCCGGGAGGAGATcctagtaataataacaacaacggGAGCTTGGGGGCGAACTGCAGTAATAACGGACCCAGCAGCAGCCCCCAAgcacccccccctcctcctcctcctcctcctcccctgggaGGAAACCCCAACCAGCAGCAGCAAGTTAAGAAATACGAAGAGCCTCTGCAGTCGATTATCTCCCAGACGCAAAGCCTGGTCGGCGGGCTGGATGAGCCCGCCATGTCCCAAGGTGGTTGTGGcggccctcctcctcctcctccacatcTCCAGCACCCCCACCCTCCACACTCCCACATGCACCCCTCCCACCACGGTCTGCCCCCCCACTCCTCCCCGTCCTCCCTGGACATGTGCCTGCTGATGAACCAGCAGGACGGGCTGACCCCCGAGCAGATGGCCTGGCGCAAGCTGCAGGAGGAGTACTACCAGGAGAAGCGCAGGAAGCAGGATCAGATTGGGCTGCACCCCCACCAGCACCCCAGGATGATGGGAGACGGGGGCCCCGAAATGGGCATGGCTGGGATGATTAGGGGCCCTCCACCTCCTTATCACAGCAAAGCCGGGGAGCCGCTGCCACCCCAACCACAGCAGTGGCTCCCCGGAATGGCAGGGGGTGGGGGGAACGGAGGCAGAATGCTAGAGATGCACCTTGAGGGAGGGGGTCCAAGAGGGCCTCGCTTCCACCCTGGCATGCAGAGGCTGGGGCCCGGACCTGGGGGCGGGGGGTACCCTGGAGGGGGCAACCCTGGAGGAATGATGGGCCTGGATCCCATGGGCCCCATGAACCCCATGCAGAGGCCTCCGGGCCGGCCCGGTATGGGTTGGCTGGAGGACATGCCCCCgatggggggaggaggaggtggcGGTGGCCCTCCAGTTGGTTTTGGGGGGTATCCGCCCCTGCAGCACCTCCAAGGGGACCCCGAAAGAATGCTGAACCCCAGGGCTAGGGAGGAGATGTTCCGCATGATGGAGAAGAGGCAGATACAAGGAATGCAGCGGCAGGCTGCCATGAACCAGGCGATGGAGATGGAGaggatgcagcagcagcagcagcaggggggaGGCAACGGGCCTAGGATGATGGAGCAAGCTGGGGGTCCAGGAGGGGGGTTTGCTAACTCTGTGGGGGACCCCATGGATTTTCCAGGGTCCCGGGCCATGATGGGGTCTCCGATGGGGGGTATGGGGTGCGGAGGGGGTCACCAGCAGCCCCCCATGAGAGAACTGGTTGAGCATCAAATGGGGAACCTGAACATGAACATGAACGTGAACATGAACATGAACCTCAATCTGCAGATGAcccctcagcagcagcagcagatgctCATGAGCCAGAAAATGAGGCTAGCGGGGGGTCCCCTCAACGAGCTTCTGCACCAGGAGGAGATGGCCCGATCCCGTGCACAGAACGGAGGGGGGATGGCCGGGAACAAGATGATGATGCCGGGCGGCGGACCCTTCCCCAGTCAAGCACCCTTCCCTGGGGGGCCGGGAGGCTACCTGCCCCAGGATATGGGCAACCCCCAAACCCCGCAAGAAATGTTCAGCCCCGACCAGCAAGGGCCGCCCATGGGGGGCACCTCCAGACTGAGTCACATGCCCCGCAGTGGTGGGGGGGTCCTAGGGGGGCGCAGACCCTCTGACCTCACCATCAACGTTCACCCCATGAACTCCCCAGGCATGCCTCCCCACCACCTGAAATCCCCCACCGTCAACCAGGTGCACTCCCCCATGCTTCTCTCCCCCTCGCCGGCCGGCCTCAAGTCTCCCCAGCTGTCCTCGCTAGGGGGACCCCCCAATCCTGGGCCCCcgccctcctcttcctcttccatGAAATCATCCCCGCAGGTGCTCGGACCCTCCTCTTTGGGGGTGCGTTCTCCGACAGGGGGGTCCCCCAGTCGGCTGAAGTCTCCCTCGGTGCCCATCCCCTCCCCTGGTGCTTGGGCCCCCTCCCCAAAGACTGCGCTACCCAGCCCGGGGGTGCCTCAGGGGGGTAAGGGCGGGAACGCCATGGACTCAG GCCCCCACCCCCCACGAAGCAACACCTCTGGAGGCATCAATCCCAGCATGCCCTTCACCTCCTCCCCGGGCGGCGCTCCTTCCCAGAACCCCCTGTCCCTCATCATGTCCCAGATGTCGAAGTACGCCATGCCCAGCTCCACGCCCCTCTACCATGACGCCATCAAGACCATCGCCACCTCGGACGACGAGCTCCTGCCAGACCGCCCCCTGCTGCCCGGAGGGAACATGGCAG GTGTCGGGGGTAACCACCAGCCCCCTCCGATGCACAGCCCCATGGGAATGGTCCTGCCCGGGCAGCAGCCCGGCCTATCCCACGATCCCTCTGGTCCAATGCTACACTCCCCCACCCCCATGAACATGCCCAGCATGCACAGCGGCGGGGGGAACCCCATGCTCATGACGGGGGGCCCTCAGGATCACATGGGCCCTCGGAACGGCTCCCCCATGCTGCCCCAAAACCAGATGGGTGGGGGTGTAGCCGGAGGAGGGTTTCCCAGACTGCAACCCCCTCCCCACGGACCCATGCACTCCCCTGGCCCTGGGATGGGAATGGGAGGAGGGCTGCCTCAAGCCTACCCCCCCGGCATGACTCTGCCTCCTCCGGAGGAGGTCATGGTGCCTCACCCAGGACAGATGCACCTCCTGAAGGGCTTGtcccaccagcagcagcagcagcagcagcagcacaggccCCCCTCTGCCTCCTATCTGGGGGACGCAGACCTGAGCGATGTGATCCGCGCCACACCAACGGGCATCCCCGAGTTCGACCTCTCTCGGATCATCCCGTCGGAGAAGCCCAGCAGCACCCTGCAGTACTTTCCCAAGAGCAGCGAGTCCCTGCAGCAGCAGCCACATcacaagcagcagcagcccccgtcctcctcctcctccaaccCCCATCTCATCAACCTGCAGAACATGATGGCAGAGCAGCAGCTGCCTGTCCCGCCCCCTTCCGGCCGCCCCCCCATGGGGGGTCCCAGACCCATGGGCGGGATGGGGGGCATGCCGATGTGCCACCCGGGCCATATGATGAGCAGGACAGGCATGCCCCCTCCCCAGCAGGGCATGATGGTTAACAACATGCACCCCCACCCGGGCGTCATGTCTCCCTCCCAGCACAGCCTCATGGCCCAGCAGAACCTCATGATGATGCAGGCCAAGCAGCAGCGCAGCATGTCTGTCTCGGGAGACATGTACGGCCAGCAGGGGCATTTAATGTCCCCCCAGGGGGCTCTGATGGGCCCTCCGAACCTGCAGCAAGGCATGATGGTCCCGGCACAGATGAGACAGCGGAGTATATCTCTGGATGGACCGATGGGATACGGACCGGGCAGTATGGCAAACCTGcccttttaa
- the bcl9l gene encoding B-cell CLL/lymphoma 9-like protein isoform X1, with protein MHPDSKLTNHGKQVNSSAQSQHQNVSQGPAGSLGSKGAGAGNHGSGGGGKANQISPGNSGLKSQAGGGVGPLKGKRERSVSIDSGEKREALTPSLEPDSKAEGVMRSKRRCVLEKKQPYSGDEWCSGAESEEEEDKPIAAAPGPAKHRGDHSRAGPPQPPPGSNPLSSLCESASLAVPMGMGAGLRPELGSGPKPLVYVFTTNLANSAAEAVMQGRADSIVAFHQQTVPRTKLDKCPQPPSKLPGLPDQLHAATPPGGTPKSQSGTPRPSSSGQLNPAGTPSSVGPPDGATDEPPDALTLPSSSGGSKNSSSTNNHSNNSLPQSGGSATNSSSSKPLPGLVEPPSVPPTPPPPAPAQQGDSDPGNVPTQRGGNTEGLSKQQLEHRERSLQTLRDIERLLLRSGGGGGVVGPGGDPSNNNNNGSLGANCSNNGPSSSPQAPPPPPPPPPPLGGNPNQQQQVKKYEEPLQSIISQTQSLVGGLDEPAMSQGGCGGPPPPPPHLQHPHPPHSHMHPSHHGLPPHSSPSSLDMCLLMNQQDGLTPEQMAWRKLQEEYYQEKRRKQDQIGLHPHQHPRMMGDGGPEMGMAGMIRGPPPPYHSKAGEPLPPQPQQWLPGMAGGGGNGGRMLEMHLEGGGPRGPRFHPGMQRLGPGPGGGGYPGGGNPGGMMGLDPMGPMNPMQRPPGRPGMGWLEDMPPMGGGGGGGGPPVGFGGYPPLQHLQGDPERMLNPRAREEMFRMMEKRQIQGMQRQAAMNQAMEMERMQQQQQQGGGNGPRMMEQAGGPGGGFANSVGDPMDFPGSRAMMGSPMGGMGCGGGHQQPPMRELVEHQMGNLNMNMNVNMNMNLNLQMTPQQQQQMLMSQKMRLAGGPLNELLHQEEMARSRAQNGGGMAGNKMMMPGGGPFPSQAPFPGGPGGYLPQDMGNPQTPQEMFSPDQQGPPMGGTSRLSHMPRSGGGVLGGRRPSDLTINVHPMNSPGMPPHHLKSPTVNQVHSPMLLSPSPAGLKSPQLSSLGGPPNPGPPPSSSSSMKSSPQVLGPSSLGVRSPTGGSPSRLKSPSVPIPSPGAWAPSPKTALPSPGVPQGGKGGNAMDSGPHPPRSNTSGGINPSMPFTSSPGGAPSQNPLSLIMSQMSKYAMPSSTPLYHDAIKTIATSDDELLPDRPLLPGGNMAGVGGNHQPPPMHSPMGMVLPGQQPGLSHDPSGPMLHSPTPMNMPSMHSGGGNPMLMTGGPQDHMGPRNGSPMLPQNQMGGGVAGGGFPRLQPPPHGPMHSPGPGMGMGGGLPQAYPPGMTLPPPEEVMVPHPGQMHLLKGLSHQQQQQQQQHRPPSASYLGDADLSDVIRATPTGIPEFDLSRIIPSEKPSSTLQYFPKSSESLQQQPHHKQQQPPSSSSSNPHLINLQNMMAEQQLPVPPPSGRPPMGGPRPMGGMGGMPMCHPGHMMSRTGMPPPQQGMMVNNMHPHPGVMSPSQHSLMAQQNLMMMQAKQQRSMSVSGDMYGQQGHLMSPQGALMGPPNLQQGMMVPAQMRQRSISLDGPMGYGPGSMANLPF; from the exons CAGAGGGCGTGATGCGCAGTAAGCGCCGCTGCGTTCTGGAGAAGAAGCAGCCCTACAGCGGCGACGAGTGGTGCTCGGGAGCggagagcgaggaggaggaggacaagcCAATCGCAGCCGCCCCCGGCCCTGCCAAGCACC GAGGGGACCACTCGAGGGCAGGCCCCCCCCAGCCACCCCCTGGTTCGAACCCACTCTCCTCTCTGTGCGAATCTGCTTCCTTGGCGGTGCCAATGGGCATGGGAGCGGGGCTTCGCCCTGAGCTGGGCTCCGGCCCCAAGCCCCTGGTCTACGTCTTCACCACCAACCTCGCCAACAG TGCTGCCGAGGCAGTGATGCAGGGCCGGGCGGATTCCATCGTGGCGTTTCACCAGCAAACCGTCCCGCGCACCAAACTGGACAAG tgccCCCAGCCTCCCTCCAAGCTCCCTGGCCTTCCTGATCAGCTCCACGCTGCCACCCCTCCAGGCGGGACCCCCAAATCGCAGAGTGGTACCCCCAGACCTTCCTCGAGTGGGCAGCTGAACCCAGCCGGCACCCCCTCTTCCGTGGGACCCCCAGACGGAGCGACAGATGAGCCCCCGGACGCCCTGACTCTGCCCTCGTCTTCGGGGGGCAGcaagaacagcagcagcactaACAATCACAGCAACAACAGCCTCCCCCAGTCCGGGGGCAGTGCGACCAACAGCAGCTCCTCGAAACCGCTTCCAGGACTGGTAGAGCCTCCCAGCGTCCCGCCCACCCCTCCTCCCCCTGCCCCTGCCCAGCAAGGAGACTCGGACCCTGGGAACGTGCCGACCCAGAGGGGCGGGAACACGGAGGGTCTCTCCAAGCAGCAGCTGGAGCACAGGGAGCGCTCCTTGCAGACCCTGAGAGACATTGAGCGCTTGCTGCTCCGCAGCGGCGGAGGGGGTGGCGTAGTCGGTCCGGGAGGAGATcctagtaataataacaacaacggGAGCTTGGGGGCGAACTGCAGTAATAACGGACCCAGCAGCAGCCCCCAAgcacccccccctcctcctcctcctcctcctcccctgggaGGAAACCCCAACCAGCAGCAGCAAGTTAAGAAATACGAAGAGCCTCTGCAGTCGATTATCTCCCAGACGCAAAGCCTGGTCGGCGGGCTGGATGAGCCCGCCATGTCCCAAGGTGGTTGTGGcggccctcctcctcctcctccacatcTCCAGCACCCCCACCCTCCACACTCCCACATGCACCCCTCCCACCACGGTCTGCCCCCCCACTCCTCCCCGTCCTCCCTGGACATGTGCCTGCTGATGAACCAGCAGGACGGGCTGACCCCCGAGCAGATGGCCTGGCGCAAGCTGCAGGAGGAGTACTACCAGGAGAAGCGCAGGAAGCAGGATCAGATTGGGCTGCACCCCCACCAGCACCCCAGGATGATGGGAGACGGGGGCCCCGAAATGGGCATGGCTGGGATGATTAGGGGCCCTCCACCTCCTTATCACAGCAAAGCCGGGGAGCCGCTGCCACCCCAACCACAGCAGTGGCTCCCCGGAATGGCAGGGGGTGGGGGGAACGGAGGCAGAATGCTAGAGATGCACCTTGAGGGAGGGGGTCCAAGAGGGCCTCGCTTCCACCCTGGCATGCAGAGGCTGGGGCCCGGACCTGGGGGCGGGGGGTACCCTGGAGGGGGCAACCCTGGAGGAATGATGGGCCTGGATCCCATGGGCCCCATGAACCCCATGCAGAGGCCTCCGGGCCGGCCCGGTATGGGTTGGCTGGAGGACATGCCCCCgatggggggaggaggaggtggcGGTGGCCCTCCAGTTGGTTTTGGGGGGTATCCGCCCCTGCAGCACCTCCAAGGGGACCCCGAAAGAATGCTGAACCCCAGGGCTAGGGAGGAGATGTTCCGCATGATGGAGAAGAGGCAGATACAAGGAATGCAGCGGCAGGCTGCCATGAACCAGGCGATGGAGATGGAGaggatgcagcagcagcagcagcaggggggaGGCAACGGGCCTAGGATGATGGAGCAAGCTGGGGGTCCAGGAGGGGGGTTTGCTAACTCTGTGGGGGACCCCATGGATTTTCCAGGGTCCCGGGCCATGATGGGGTCTCCGATGGGGGGTATGGGGTGCGGAGGGGGTCACCAGCAGCCCCCCATGAGAGAACTGGTTGAGCATCAAATGGGGAACCTGAACATGAACATGAACGTGAACATGAACATGAACCTCAATCTGCAGATGAcccctcagcagcagcagcagatgctCATGAGCCAGAAAATGAGGCTAGCGGGGGGTCCCCTCAACGAGCTTCTGCACCAGGAGGAGATGGCCCGATCCCGTGCACAGAACGGAGGGGGGATGGCCGGGAACAAGATGATGATGCCGGGCGGCGGACCCTTCCCCAGTCAAGCACCCTTCCCTGGGGGGCCGGGAGGCTACCTGCCCCAGGATATGGGCAACCCCCAAACCCCGCAAGAAATGTTCAGCCCCGACCAGCAAGGGCCGCCCATGGGGGGCACCTCCAGACTGAGTCACATGCCCCGCAGTGGTGGGGGGGTCCTAGGGGGGCGCAGACCCTCTGACCTCACCATCAACGTTCACCCCATGAACTCCCCAGGCATGCCTCCCCACCACCTGAAATCCCCCACCGTCAACCAGGTGCACTCCCCCATGCTTCTCTCCCCCTCGCCGGCCGGCCTCAAGTCTCCCCAGCTGTCCTCGCTAGGGGGACCCCCCAATCCTGGGCCCCcgccctcctcttcctcttccatGAAATCATCCCCGCAGGTGCTCGGACCCTCCTCTTTGGGGGTGCGTTCTCCGACAGGGGGGTCCCCCAGTCGGCTGAAGTCTCCCTCGGTGCCCATCCCCTCCCCTGGTGCTTGGGCCCCCTCCCCAAAGACTGCGCTACCCAGCCCGGGGGTGCCTCAGGGGGGTAAGGGCGGGAACGCCATGGACTCAG GCCCCCACCCCCCACGAAGCAACACCTCTGGAGGCATCAATCCCAGCATGCCCTTCACCTCCTCCCCGGGCGGCGCTCCTTCCCAGAACCCCCTGTCCCTCATCATGTCCCAGATGTCGAAGTACGCCATGCCCAGCTCCACGCCCCTCTACCATGACGCCATCAAGACCATCGCCACCTCGGACGACGAGCTCCTGCCAGACCGCCCCCTGCTGCCCGGAGGGAACATGGCAG GTGTCGGGGGTAACCACCAGCCCCCTCCGATGCACAGCCCCATGGGAATGGTCCTGCCCGGGCAGCAGCCCGGCCTATCCCACGATCCCTCTGGTCCAATGCTACACTCCCCCACCCCCATGAACATGCCCAGCATGCACAGCGGCGGGGGGAACCCCATGCTCATGACGGGGGGCCCTCAGGATCACATGGGCCCTCGGAACGGCTCCCCCATGCTGCCCCAAAACCAGATGGGTGGGGGTGTAGCCGGAGGAGGGTTTCCCAGACTGCAACCCCCTCCCCACGGACCCATGCACTCCCCTGGCCCTGGGATGGGAATGGGAGGAGGGCTGCCTCAAGCCTACCCCCCCGGCATGACTCTGCCTCCTCCGGAGGAGGTCATGGTGCCTCACCCAGGACAGATGCACCTCCTGAAGGGCTTGtcccaccagcagcagcagcagcagcagcagcacaggccCCCCTCTGCCTCCTATCTGGGGGACGCAGACCTGAGCGATGTGATCCGCGCCACACCAACGGGCATCCCCGAGTTCGACCTCTCTCGGATCATCCCGTCGGAGAAGCCCAGCAGCACCCTGCAGTACTTTCCCAAGAGCAGCGAGTCCCTGCAGCAGCAGCCACATcacaagcagcagcagcccccgtcctcctcctcctccaaccCCCATCTCATCAACCTGCAGAACATGATGGCAGAGCAGCAGCTGCCTGTCCCGCCCCCTTCCGGCCGCCCCCCCATGGGGGGTCCCAGACCCATGGGCGGGATGGGGGGCATGCCGATGTGCCACCCGGGCCATATGATGAGCAGGACAGGCATGCCCCCTCCCCAGCAGGGCATGATGGTTAACAACATGCACCCCCACCCGGGCGTCATGTCTCCCTCCCAGCACAGCCTCATGGCCCAGCAGAACCTCATGATGATGCAGGCCAAGCAGCAGCGCAGCATGTCTGTCTCGGGAGACATGTACGGCCAGCAGGGGCATTTAATGTCCCCCCAGGGGGCTCTGATGGGCCCTCCGAACCTGCAGCAAGGCATGATGGTCCCGGCACAGATGAGACAGCGGAGTATATCTCTGGATGGACCGATGGGATACGGACCGGGCAGTATGGCAAACCTGcccttttaa